CATTGCATGATGAAATCAGCGATCGTGTTTTAGAGCAAAATAAAAGGAGTGCTTAATGCAATGGTTGAATTTACAAGATAATGTTAATTTATTATCTTTTATTGGAGCAATTCTTATCATACTAATTACGCTTGTTGTGGTAGGAAAATTGTTTAAAAGTATGAAAGAAGAAAAGAGCCAAGGTGAGCTAAGCGAGCATAGTTGGGATGGTATAGGTGAGTTTAAAAATCCTATACCACTTGGTTGGGCTGTAGTGTTTTTCTTAGCTATAGTATGGTGTATATGGTATTTTCTTTGGGGATATCCTTTAAATAGTTATTCTCAAATTGGTGAGTATAATAAAGAAGTACAAGCACATAATGAAAAATTTGCACAAAAATTTGCAAATTTAAGTGCACAAGATAAACAAGAAATGGGTAAGAATATTTTTCTAGTTCAATGTTCTTCTTGTCATGGTATTACAGGTGATGGTATTAATGGAAAAGCACAAAATCTTAACATTTGGGGTTCAGAAGAAGGACTTATAGAAGTAATTACTAAAGGTTCTAAGGGCATGAATTATCCTATGGGTGAAATGTTAAGTGCAGCTGATAATGGCATAGATGAGGCTGATATCCCTGCAATTGCTGCTTATGTTGCTTCTGAAATTTCAGCAATTAAAAAAACTGAAAATCCGCAACTTGTAGCAAAAGGAAAAGAACTTTTTGCAACTTGTACAGTGTGCCATGGTGAAGATGGAAAAGGAACTATTGATGGGCAATTAGTAGCTCCGGATTTGACAAAATATGGTAGTGCTGAGTTTGTAGTAGATGTTTTAAATCGTGGTAAAGCAGGTAGCATAGGTGTAATGCCTCATTTTAATAATGGTTTATTAAATGAGCTTCAAAAAGAAGCAGTTGGCGAATATGCAATTTCTCTTTCAAGGGGTGAATAATGGAAAATTCAAATAGATGTGTATTTTCACTTTCGGGTGTTAGTGGAATGTTAATAGCAACTGTTTTATTGCTATCGATTCTAGCTGGACTTACTGTTTGGGGTCTTAAAACACAACAAGATGTTATGCAAAAACCTTACAAAATAGAAAATACAGAGCAAATTAAAATGTTTGACTCCAAAAGAGAAGAACATATCATCATAAAGGAATGATTATGGCAAAAGTTCTTGAATACTTAATCATAGCTGGCTTGGTTGTAGCAGCAGGAGTTACTGCTTGGTCAGTTTTAACTGTAAATCACCTTTTTATAGGATGAAAAATATATTTAAAGGCGGTTTTTTAACCGCCGTTTTTATTTGCTTTGCTAATTTCTTACATGCTGAAATACTATTAAATGACAATATCTTAAATACTGCAATAGAACAAAATATTACTTCAAGCTCTAAGCAAATTCGTGAGTTAACCGGAGTAAATATCGCTTTGGCATTAAGTGATAAAAAAGATTTTGAAAGTTTAAAGAGCTATGAAGCTAATTTGAGCAAGCCGTATATTTTACTTGTATTTTCTAAAGCTTCACATAAGGTGGATATACTTGCAAGTGATGATGCTTTAGCTTTTTTTGATAAAGAGGGTGTTTTGAGTCCTTACCCTGAAAAAGGAACGATTTTGCCTATACTTGCAAATCCTAAACAAAAAGACATTTATAATGCTGCTATTTTAAATGGTTATGCAGATATTGCTGATCAAGTGGCAAATCATTTTAATATAAAACCTTTTTATGGAAATTCAAATCGTGATACTTTAAATATCATGAGAATTTTAATTTATGGCTTTTTATGTGTTGCAATTTTGATGCTAGTTCAAAGAAAAATCAAAAGGAGAAGATAAATGCAAAATCAAAAAACATTTTGGCCTTATGGCATTTTGATTTCTTTAGGGCTTATTGTTGTAGCTTGTATTGTAACGATTTTTATCGCAAGCAAAGCACCTGTATATGAAGATAATTTTTATTTTGATTCTTATCAAAATGTAGAGTTAAATTATAATGAAATTCAAAATAGACAAAAGACTTTTGATGAAAATTTTAAATTAAGCATTAAAGATAAAGAAAGCTTTATGCATAAGAAAAATCAAGTTTATTATATTAATGAAGGGCAAAATGAACTTAGGATTGCAATTGAAAATTTAAAAGATTATGACTTAAATGAACTTCAAATTCAAACCTTACTTTCGCGTCCACATACAAATATAAATGATGAGAATTTACAAGCAAGATTAGAAGGAAGTGATTTGGTGTTTGATTTTAATATCAAAGAAAAAGGCGTATGGCAAATACTTTTAAAAATCACTCAAGATGAAAATAGCGTAGGATTTTTTAAATTCTTTTTACAGACTAAATAATGAAGCTTTTTGTTTTTAGCTCACTAAGAGCTTTAAGAAAATATTATGAGAAAAAACTACAAATAGATACTTTGGTAGATCCGGCTATGAGTATAGCTGAATTTATGCAAAAATTAGTTTTTTCTCCACATTTTCAAGCAACTCATTATGAGTGTTTGCTTTTGATGAAAAAGGCTTGTGAACAAACTAAAAATTTAGAACAAAGTTTAAAAATACCGAGTAATTTTTTTGCATTTTTAAAAAACAATGCTTATTTATTTAGTTTTTTTAAAGAACTTAGTTTGGAGAAAAAGGATATTAGTGCTTTAAAACATTATGACGCTTATGCTCAGTATGATGAGCATTTACAAATTTTAGAAGAGCTTTTTAAAAATTATCTTACCCTATTAAATGAACAAAATTTATATGATGATATTTCTTTAGCGTTAGATTATGAAATTAATAATGATTTTTTAAAAAATTATGATGAAATTATTTTTGATTTTCAAGGTTTTTTAAATGCTTTTGAAGTAGAGCTTTTGTTAAAAATTAAGGAAATACTTCCTCTTAAAGTGCAATTTAATTGTACTAAATTTAATAAAGATTTTTTAAGTTCTATTAGCTTTTTACAAGGGTTTTCTCTTAAGGAAAATCATGCGTATTTATATGATGTAAACCAAGCACAAATATTACAAGAGTGTCTTTTTGTGCAAGAAAATAAAATCACTTATAAAAGTTTTAATTTACGGTCTTTGCAAGCTGCTTTTGTTTTTGAAAAAATTAACAGCTTTTTAAAAGCTGGTATTAGTGCAAAAGATATTGCAGTGATTACCCCTGATGAGAATTTTGTAGATATTTTAAGACTTTATGATAAAAATAATGTATTAAACTATGCCAATGGAGAAAGTATCAAACATACGCTTTTTTATCATAGATTAAAGACTTTATATGAAAGTGCCAAAGATGATGAGTTTGAGTATGAGCTTAGTGAAGATTTTTTTAATAGGCAAAAGCTAAACAAGCACCTATGTAATTTGCATTTTTATCCTTCTGGTATTGATTTTATAGAGTTTAAAAAGCTTTTTGATGAAAATATTTCTTTTGATTTTTTTGAAAACTTCATCTATAATTTGCTAGAAGATATTAACAATCAAGAATTGCAAGATTATATCTATCAAGAGCTTACTTTTATCAAAGAACTTATAAAAACACATACTTTAAGTTTTAAGCAAATTTTAGAGCTATTTTTCATGCAAATTGACAATAAAAAACTAAGCAGTGTTGGCGGTGGTGAAGTTACTGTAATGGGGCTTTTAGAAAGTAGGGGGCTTAGTTTTGATGGAGTGATTATTGTTGATTTTAATGATGAGTTTATCCCTAAAAGGGTTTCAAGTGAGTTATTTTTAAATAATGAAATTCGAAAAAAAGCAGGACTTATTACTCATGCTCAAAGAGAAAATTTACAAAGACATTATTATTACACCCTAATAACCAAGGCAAAATTAGTAGGAATTTCTTATGTGGAAAATGAAGAAAAAATCAAGTCAAGATTTTTAAGTGAGCTTGAATTTTCACTCATAGAAGATAGAACATACAGTGACAATGCTTATATAAAATACTTTCAAACACACAAGTGCGATTTTAACCTTGAGCCAATTACACATATAATGGCTAAGCATGATTATTTTAGCAAAGAGCTTACTTTTACGAGATTTCACCTTTTGATAAATTATGGCTTAGATTATTATTATAAATATGTCTTAGGACTAAAAGAACCAAAAGAATTAGAAGATACTCTTAGAGCAAATGAACTAGGAAGTTTTATTCATAAAGCTTTAGAAAAATACTATAAACAAAACAAAAAAGCAAAATATTTTGACTATGAAAAATTTATGGATATTGTAAAAAATTTGAAAGATTACAAAATCGATGCTTTAAATTTAGCTTTAATGCAAGCAATGTTTAAAGAATTTCAGGTGCTTGAAAATGAGCATTTTGAACAAGGCTTTATGGTAAGAGATTGTGAATTTTCACAAAAAAAAGATTTTATCGCTGAAAATGGAGTTAAAATTACTATTTTTGGACGTTTAGATAGATTAGATGAAAATGAAGATGAAAAATTAGTCATAGATTATAAAACTGGGAAAATAGATGAAAAAACTTACCAGCTTGCCTTTTATAAGTTTTTATTAGAGGATACATACCCTTTAGAAAATATAAATGCTTGTTTTTATGATTTAAAAAATATGAAAATCATTTATGAAAATACTGAAAGTGAAAAGGTGCAAGAGCTTAAAGACATGCTTAATGAGCTTGCAAAAGATCCTTTAGAAAAAGAATTTACTAATCAAAGAAATGATAATACCTATAGTCCTTATACTATGCTTTATAAAAAGGAGTTTAAGCTTTGAGTTGTAATTTTGAACCTTTTTTGGCCTTAGAAGCTAGTGCAGGAAGTGGAAAAACTTTTGCATTAAGCGTGCGTTTTGTAGCTTTGGTGTTAATGGGAGCTAAGATTAATGAAATTTTAGCTCTTACTTTTACCAATAAAACCACGAGCGAGATGAAAGAAAGGATTTTTAAAACCTTTTTAGAATTTGATGTGATTGAAAACGGAGAAAATAAAGCAGAATGTAATGAGCTTATGAGAATGCTAGGTAAAAGTAAAGAAGAGCTTGTAGATTTAAGACAAAAGCGTAAAAACGAATTTTTAAGATCTAAGCTTAATATCTATACCTTTGATAGTTTTTTTTCACAAATTATTCGTTCTTTTGCTTTAAATTTAGGTTTTATGAGTGATTTTGAGATCATAGAAAGTCAAGATAGCTATAAAAATTTCATCGCTAAATTAAACGAAGAAGAGCTGAAAAGTCTAGCGTATTACATCATCCAAACAAAAAGCAAAAGCGACTTTTTGCAAAACCTTGAAAATTTATATATAAAGCATTGTGACGTTAAGCCAAATCCAAAAGCTTACCTTCCAAGCAAGGCTGCCTTAGAAAAAAATATTGATGAGTTTATAGCTTATGCAAAAAATTTAAGCACAAATAAAAATTATCTTTCAAATTTTAATTTTGAAAGAATGGAAGATTTTTTCGCTAAGCCTATTATTAGTAATTTAGATAAAAATTATTTTACCAAAGTCATTGATAATGAATTTTTACAAAAAAGAGCAGAGCTTATACAAAATGCAAAAGAATATTTTAATCAAATGGAAAATTACCGCATAAGTATGCTTGCAAAGCTTTTGGCGCATTTTAAAAAAGCAAGAAATGAAAGCAATACCAAGCAAAATGCATTAACTTTTTCAGATATAGCCTTAAAAACTTATGAATTAATTAGTGATGAGGCTAATAAAGATTTGATTTATTTTAGACTTGATGGTTATATTTCTCATTTATTAATCGATGAATTTCAAGATACTAATGTCTTGCAATATCAAATTTTAAAGCCTATTATCGCCGAACTTGTTTCAGGTGAGGGTGTGAAAAAAAACAGAAGTTTTTTTTATGTAGGCGATAAAAAACAGAGTATATATGGTTTTAGAGGGGGTAAAAAAGAACTTTTTGATAAGCTTTTAAAAGACTTTCCACAAATTAAACTAGAGCATTTAGATACTAATTATCGTAGTAAAAAGATCATTGTTGATTATGTTAATGATACTTTTAAAGATAAATTCTTTGATAGCTTTTTAAATCCTAGCTTTACTTTGCAAAAAAGCGTTAAAGAAGGCGGGTATGTAGAAATTTTACAAAATCATATTCCTAGTAAAGATAGTTCTGTTTATGAAGCAAGTGCTAAAGAAGCTTTAAAAATCATCCATAGACTTTTAGAAAAAGGCATTAAGCTTGATGATATTTGCATTTTAGTATGGGTTAATAAAGACGCTACTTTGATCCAAGAATTTCTTGAAGAAAATGGCGTTAAAGCTTATACGCAAAGTAATGTTCCTTTATTAGATTGTATTAGCGTAAGAGTGCTTTTTGAGTATGCAAAGGCTTGTGTGCTTAAAGATGAGTTTAGTTTGTATTTTGTAAATGATATTTTAAAAAAAGAACTTAGCTATCTTGAGCTTGATCTAAACCGCAGTGTAGGTGAAATTTTAAAATACTTGATTGATTATTTAAAGCTTGATCTAAGCGATGTTAATCTTATCGCCTATTTAGAGCATGCAAGTACTTTTGATAATTTTTTTGATTTTTTATATAGTCCTTGTAAATTAAGTTCTTTGCAAGCACAAAATGATGGAGTTAGTATTATGACCGTACATAAGTCTAAGGGGCTTGAATTTGAAAATTTAATCGTGCTTGATAGACTTAGCAAAAAAGTTCCAGATACCGATACTTTAATGTTTGAGTATGATTTAGAGCAAGGTTGGGAAATAAAATACAGACATAGTGCTAGAGAATACCTTGAAGATGATAACTATAATGCCTTTTTAGACAAACGCAAAAAACTTCAAACAGAAGATGAGATAAATTGTCTATATGTAGCACTTACTAGAGCTAAAAATTCTCTTTTTGTTATAAAAAATGATGAAAATTATAAGGGTTTTAAAGGATATTTTAAAGATTATGAAGAAAAGCAAATAGGCATTTTAGAAGAACAACTTTCAAAAACAAATGAGCCTTTGGAAAATTTGGAGCAAATAGAAAGCTTTGAAGAGTTTCAAAATGTAAATTTGCAAGAAGTTAAAGTCAAAAACTATTTTGCAAGTGAGCAAATACATTTTGGCTTAGCTTTACATGAGTTTTTACAATATTTTGATTTTAACACTAAAAGCAATTTTGAATTTTGCAAGCAAATGGTGTATAAAAAATATCGTTTTTGCTTAGATGATGAGGGTTTTAATGAGCTTTTTAAAAGACTTACTATGCTTTTAAAAGATGAGAGCTTTAACGCGCTTTTAGTGGGTAAAAAGCTACTAAAAGAGCAAATCATCACTTATAAAGGCGAGCAAAAACAGCTTGATATGCTTGCATTTGATGATAATGAAGCTATCATTATAGACTATAAAACAGGTTTAAATTTAAACGAGCATAAAAAGCAAGTTTTGCTTTATAAAGAAGCCATAGAAAAAATCTTAGCCAAGACTTCCACTAAGGCTTTTTTGGTGTATGTTTTAAAGGATAAAGTGGAGATAGTGGAGGTTTAATAATCTATTTTGTTAAATATTAGGTTCTACTATCAAAATTTCCATTTCTATCTAAAAGCCCATATTCTCCATTTAGTTTAACTTCAGCTAAACCATTGTTGAAACTAGAAGCATAATCAAATTTAGGGTCTACTAATTGATTTCCATTTTCATCTATAAAGCCATACTTTTCATTTAGTATGATTATTGCAAACCCCTCACTAAAGTCATCAATCCAATCATAGATTAATTTTGCAACAACTTTATCATTAGTGTTTATTAAACCACATTTGTTATTTAATACAACTCTTGATAAACCTCGATTAAAATTGCTGACTACATCATATTTTGCTTCTACTAATCGATTTCCGTTTTTATCTATAAAACCCCATCTTCCATTTAGTTTAAAACCAGCAAGATTTTCACTAAATTCTAAAACTTCTTCATATATAGGTTCTATTACAATCTCATCATTTTCATTCATAAAACCATAATTATTTCCCATTCTAATTATTATCAAACCTTCCTTAAAATCACCTAGCTTAATAATTTCAGGGTTCATTATTTATCCTTTCAACAAATTTATAAAGTTATTTAATCTTTAGGTACAATATTGCCTTTTTTGTCAATATATACCCATTTTCCGTTTAGTAAAACTTCCGCTAATCCTTCAATAAAGCCCAACTTTACATCATCAAATTTAGGTTCTATTGCAATTTTTCCACTTGTATCAATAAAACCCCATTTACCATTCAGTTTAACACGAGCCAAACCTTCATTAAAACTCAAAGCAAAATCAAATTTAGGTTCTATTGCAATTTTTCCATTTGTATCAATAAAACCCCATTTACCATTCAGTTTAACAGCTGCCATTTTTTCATAAAAATTTCCGATAAAATCAAATTTAGGTTCTATTGCAATTTTTCCACTTGTATCAATAAAACCCCATTTACCATTCAGTTTAACACCAGCCAAACCTTCACCAAAATCCCACGTATAATCAAATACATTTTCAACTAAAATTTTATTATTTTCATTGACTAAATTCCATTGATTATTATCTTTGATAGCTCTTAGATCCTTGTGTTTGTGTATATAAGCATTTATGCAAGCTTTCCTATCTCCCTTGTCACATTTTTCTTTGTAGATAGCTTGGAGTATTTTACAACTTGCTTCATCGCTGTGACATTTGCTTTCAAGTTCGCTTATGTAAATTCGGCTATATTTTCCACCGTAGAAATACTGATACACACTAGCTAAAGCTATCAAAAACAAAATCATCATACTAACTATGATTTTACTTTTGTGTTTTGTGATAAATTCTTTTCTTTGTTTGACTTTCTTTTCTCTTTCTTCTTGGGCTATTTTTATCTCTTCTTCGACTTTCTTTTTTCTTTCTTCTTCTAATCTTTTTAATTCTTCTTGTCTTTGTCTTTCTTTTTCTAGTTTTTCTTTTGCTTGTGGATCGTATAGTTCATTACTTCCACATTCTTTACAAAATTTAGCTACATCTAAATTTTTCATATTACAACGTTTGCAAATAAGCATCATTCACCCCTTGCTTGTTTTATGATTTCATAGGCTAGGTTGATCTTTTTCATCATCTCTTGAGCTATCTTTAAA
This genomic stretch from Campylobacter lari subsp. concheus harbors:
- the ccoP gene encoding cytochrome-c oxidase, cbb3-type subunit III, which produces MQWLNLQDNVNLLSFIGAILIILITLVVVGKLFKSMKEEKSQGELSEHSWDGIGEFKNPIPLGWAVVFFLAIVWCIWYFLWGYPLNSYSQIGEYNKEVQAHNEKFAQKFANLSAQDKQEMGKNIFLVQCSSCHGITGDGINGKAQNLNIWGSEEGLIEVITKGSKGMNYPMGEMLSAADNGIDEADIPAIAAYVASEISAIKKTENPQLVAKGKELFATCTVCHGEDGKGTIDGQLVAPDLTKYGSAEFVVDVLNRGKAGSIGVMPHFNNGLLNELQKEAVGEYAISLSRGE
- a CDS encoding DUF4006 family protein, yielding MENSNRCVFSLSGVSGMLIATVLLLSILAGLTVWGLKTQQDVMQKPYKIENTEQIKMFDSKREEHIIIKE
- a CDS encoding FixH family protein; translation: MQNQKTFWPYGILISLGLIVVACIVTIFIASKAPVYEDNFYFDSYQNVELNYNEIQNRQKTFDENFKLSIKDKESFMHKKNQVYYINEGQNELRIAIENLKDYDLNELQIQTLLSRPHTNINDENLQARLEGSDLVFDFNIKEKGVWQILLKITQDENSVGFFKFFLQTK
- a CDS encoding PD-(D/E)XK nuclease family protein; translated protein: MKLFVFSSLRALRKYYEKKLQIDTLVDPAMSIAEFMQKLVFSPHFQATHYECLLLMKKACEQTKNLEQSLKIPSNFFAFLKNNAYLFSFFKELSLEKKDISALKHYDAYAQYDEHLQILEELFKNYLTLLNEQNLYDDISLALDYEINNDFLKNYDEIIFDFQGFLNAFEVELLLKIKEILPLKVQFNCTKFNKDFLSSISFLQGFSLKENHAYLYDVNQAQILQECLFVQENKITYKSFNLRSLQAAFVFEKINSFLKAGISAKDIAVITPDENFVDILRLYDKNNVLNYANGESIKHTLFYHRLKTLYESAKDDEFEYELSEDFFNRQKLNKHLCNLHFYPSGIDFIEFKKLFDENISFDFFENFIYNLLEDINNQELQDYIYQELTFIKELIKTHTLSFKQILELFFMQIDNKKLSSVGGGEVTVMGLLESRGLSFDGVIIVDFNDEFIPKRVSSELFLNNEIRKKAGLITHAQRENLQRHYYYTLITKAKLVGISYVENEEKIKSRFLSELEFSLIEDRTYSDNAYIKYFQTHKCDFNLEPITHIMAKHDYFSKELTFTRFHLLINYGLDYYYKYVLGLKEPKELEDTLRANELGSFIHKALEKYYKQNKKAKYFDYEKFMDIVKNLKDYKIDALNLALMQAMFKEFQVLENEHFEQGFMVRDCEFSQKKDFIAENGVKITIFGRLDRLDENEDEKLVIDYKTGKIDEKTYQLAFYKFLLEDTYPLENINACFYDLKNMKIIYENTESEKVQELKDMLNELAKDPLEKEFTNQRNDNTYSPYTMLYKKEFKL
- a CDS encoding RecB-like helicase, producing MSCNFEPFLALEASAGSGKTFALSVRFVALVLMGAKINEILALTFTNKTTSEMKERIFKTFLEFDVIENGENKAECNELMRMLGKSKEELVDLRQKRKNEFLRSKLNIYTFDSFFSQIIRSFALNLGFMSDFEIIESQDSYKNFIAKLNEEELKSLAYYIIQTKSKSDFLQNLENLYIKHCDVKPNPKAYLPSKAALEKNIDEFIAYAKNLSTNKNYLSNFNFERMEDFFAKPIISNLDKNYFTKVIDNEFLQKRAELIQNAKEYFNQMENYRISMLAKLLAHFKKARNESNTKQNALTFSDIALKTYELISDEANKDLIYFRLDGYISHLLIDEFQDTNVLQYQILKPIIAELVSGEGVKKNRSFFYVGDKKQSIYGFRGGKKELFDKLLKDFPQIKLEHLDTNYRSKKIIVDYVNDTFKDKFFDSFLNPSFTLQKSVKEGGYVEILQNHIPSKDSSVYEASAKEALKIIHRLLEKGIKLDDICILVWVNKDATLIQEFLEENGVKAYTQSNVPLLDCISVRVLFEYAKACVLKDEFSLYFVNDILKKELSYLELDLNRSVGEILKYLIDYLKLDLSDVNLIAYLEHASTFDNFFDFLYSPCKLSSLQAQNDGVSIMTVHKSKGLEFENLIVLDRLSKKVPDTDTLMFEYDLEQGWEIKYRHSAREYLEDDNYNAFLDKRKKLQTEDEINCLYVALTRAKNSLFVIKNDENYKGFKGYFKDYEEKQIGILEEQLSKTNEPLENLEQIESFEEFQNVNLQEVKVKNYFASEQIHFGLALHEFLQYFDFNTKSNFEFCKQMVYKKYRFCLDDEGFNELFKRLTMLLKDESFNALLVGKKLLKEQIITYKGEQKQLDMLAFDDNEAIIIDYKTGLNLNEHKKQVLLYKEAIEKILAKTSTKAFLVYVLKDKVEIVEV
- a CDS encoding WG repeat-containing protein — encoded protein: MNPEIIKLGDFKEGLIIIRMGNNYGFMNENDEIVIEPIYEEVLEFSENLAGFKLNGRWGFIDKNGNRLVEAKYDVVSNFNRGLSRVVLNNKCGLINTNDKVVAKLIYDWIDDFSEGFAIIILNEKYGFIDENGNQLVDPKFDYASSFNNGLAEVKLNGEYGLLDRNGNFDSRT
- a CDS encoding WG repeat-containing protein, translated to MAAVKLNGKWGFIDTNGKIAIEPKFDFALSFNEGLARVKLNGKWGFIDTSGKIAIEPKFDDVKLGFIEGLAEVLLNGKWVYIDKKGNIVPKD